A section of the Cydia amplana chromosome 15, ilCydAmpl1.1, whole genome shotgun sequence genome encodes:
- the LOC134654773 gene encoding uncharacterized protein LOC134654773, with amino-acid sequence MAGTPTQHALESRISWLFLNSLRVFTETQRFRDPGGHPAGRHARWTLRPSQPCNIILWRKQYLVKIKQYRREGRFIYYQDETWVNEGILPRLKPNSVLVMDNAPYHSRRMEIGPTKKWNKGQLIQWLQERNIVCDMSMLRAQLWDLVEKDKPKFEKKAVDELAAAHNITILRLPPYHCELNPIELVWAQVKGHVAKNNKTFKMADVQSLFHEGLELVTPERWRSCIEHVIKVEDEMCQLDLLIDDVTEPFIINTNDDELSGSELED; translated from the exons ATGGCTGGTACACCTACACAACATGCCTTGGA atCGAGAATCTCATGGCTATTCCTCAACTCCCTACGAGTCTTCACCGAGACTCAGCGGTTCAGGGACCCAGGCGGCCACCCAGCCGGCCGGCACGCGCGCTGGACGCTGCGACCAAGCCAACCTTGCA ATATAATATTGTGGAGAAAGCAATATTTGGTGAAGATTAAACAATACCGCAGAGAGGGTAGATTTATATATTACCAAGATGAAACATGGGTTAATGAAG GTATACTGCCAAGGCTTAAGCCAAATTCTGTTCTTGTCATGGACAATGCCCCTTATCATTCTAGAAGAATGGAAATTGGCCCCACAAAGAAATGGAATAAGGGCCAACTTATTCAGTGGCTACAAGAGAGGAATATAGTGTGTGACATGTCGATGCTAAGGGCACAGTTATGGGATTTAGTGGAAAAAGacaaacccaaatttgaaaaaaaagcagTAGATGAATTAGCGGCTGCCCataatattacaattttaagactGCCCCCATACCACTGCGAATTGAACCCAATAGAATTAGTGTGGGCACAAGTGAAGGGGCATGtcgcaaaaaataataaaacttttaaaatggCAGACGTCCAGTCACTCTTCCATGAAGGTTTGGAGCTTGTCACACCAGAGCGGTGGAGATCTTGCATAGAGCATGTTATAAAAGTTGAAGATGAAATGTGTCAATTAGATCTTTTAATTGATGATGTTACAGAgccatttattataaatactaatGATGATGAATTGAGTGGATCTGAACTTGAAGattaa
- the LOC134654774 gene encoding uncharacterized protein LOC134654774: MNSEVVQNAPEGWGLGKTDKGWMTGEAFYEYIGNVFIPYLKEKEIALPVILFLDGHKSHLTMHLSTLCRENGIIVVALVPNTTHMMQPLDVAVFFPLKQKWRKLVKKWRIENDGKDITKFNLPTALHSLLVNNEAFANNVRAGFSTCGLYPFGADFVNYKRVVQSTSNTNVKYDAVPKSVISESSYLTYLESKIDPSLLKDFYLTCESGTDWEGKKEAIMLYDTWLAFKNDTTNHAVAAVSKDINDSPLFDLCGINDIANEMHTPNKEISAKDPSTNNAVQSNGIENPGLPASFLINGDKNNSDTELSLNPAHPSASAFTALNKNDVTRQMDTPKNYNNINEPSTSHESLSKDIEDCLPTSFLETDEKDGFARQMHTPNKNNSNTASSSPDATSNVVESVATPNCTEQAGSTKESTKDKIVASSYTVFECYRNQMAISENPRGMEGQRWTPPDSYAGAVWLGSRTRPAEGYRGCRCHSRGTCRGHSRRSDSPGGWKASGGHPGSLCRRCMVRQPDEAGRRLSGLPLPLPPLRLPRGIEGQRWAPPDPYAGAVYRPGDREPGAAEYRGGGGRGRLRLVEWSQPVR, translated from the exons ATGAACAGTGAAGTAGTACAAAATGCACCAGAGGGATGGGGACTGGGCAAAACCGACAAGGGTTGGATGACAGGAGAGGCATTCTATGAATACATTGGAAATGTATTTATTCCTTACCTCAAAGAGAAAGAAATAGCTTTACCTGTCATCTTGTTTTTAGATGGGCATAAGTCACATCTTACAATGCATCTGAGTACATTATGTCGTGAAAATGGAATCATCGTCGTGGCACTCGTCCCAAATACAACACATATGATGCAGCCGCTGGATGTTGCGGTTTTTTTCCCCTTAAAACAAAAATGGCGTAAACTTGTGAAGAAATGGCGAATTGAAAATGATGGAAAAGATATCACCAAATTTAACCTTCCTACAGCTCTTCACAGTTTACTAGTCAATAATGAAGCTTTTGCAAACAATGTAAGAGCGGGATTTAGTACCTGTGGGCTGTATCCATTTGGTGCTGACTTTGTGAATTACAAGAGAGTTGTTCAATCAACCAGCAACACTAACGTTAAATATGACGCTGTACCGAAGTCTGTCATTTCTGAGTCAAGCTATCTTACATACCTTGAAAGTAAAATAGACCCTAGCTTGCTAAAGGACTTTTACTTAACGTGTGAATCGGGCACTGACTGGGAAGGCAAAAAGGAGGCAATAATGCTTTATGATACTTGGCTGGCTTTCAAAAATGATACTACTAACCATGCAGTTGCAGCTGTATCTAAAGACATCAATGATTCCCCTCTTTTTGACCTTTGCGGCATAAATGATATAGCTAACGAGATGCATACCCCTAACAAAGAAATCTCAGCAAAAGATCCATCAACCAACAACGCAGTTCAGTCCAATGGCATAGAAAATCCAGGCCTACCTGCGTCGTTTCTTATAAATGGCGACAAAAACAATTCCGACACAGAGCTATCCCTTAATCCCGCCCACCCATCTGCCTCAGCTTTTACTGCCTTAAACAAAAATGATGTCACGCGACAAATGGATACGccaaaaaattacaataatatcaATGAGCCGTCAACTAGTCATGAATCTTTATCTAAAGATATTGAAGATTGCCTACCAACATCCTTTCTTGAAACCGATGAAAAAGATGGCTTCGCTCGACAAATGCATACGCCAAACAAGAATAATTCCAATACAGCCTCATCATCTCCCGATGCTACCTCCAATGTTGTTGAAAGTGTTGCAACCCCCAACTGTACGGAACAGGCCGGTTCCACCAAAGAGTCTACCAAAGATAAAATA GTCGCCAGCTCGTATACAGTATTCGAGTGCTATCGCAACCAAATGGCAATCAGCGAAAATCCCCGGGGGATGGAAGGCCAGCGGTGGACACCCCCGGATTCTTATGCAGGCGCTGTATGGTTAGGCAGCCGGACGAGGCCGGCCGAAGGCTATCGGGGCTGCCGCTGCCACTCCCGCGGGACATGCCGCGGGCACTCCCGCCGCTCCGACTCCCCCGGGGGATGGAAGGCCAGCGGTGGACACCCCGGATCCTTATGCAGGCGCTGTATGGTTAGGCAGCCGGACGAGGCCGGCCGAAGGCTATCGGGGCTGCCGCTGCCACTCCCGCCGCTCCGACTCCCCCGGGGGATAGAAGGCCAGCGGTGGGCACCCCCGGATCCTTATGCAGGCGCTGTCTACAGACCGGGCGATCGCGAGCCGGGAGCTGCCGAATatcgcggcggcggcggacgCGGTCGCTTGCGGTTGGTGGAGTGGTCGCAGCCGGTCCGCTAA